ATCTGGCTCACTGGCGCCAGCAGCGGTATCGGTGCCGCACTGGCCGAGGAGTTGCTCAAGGGCGGCCATCAACTGGCGCTGAGCGCACGCAGCAGCGGCCCATTGCAGGATTTCGCCGCGCGCTATGGCGAACAGGTGCTGGTCGCTCCCGGCGACCTGACCGACGCCGAGCAGGTGCGCGCGATTGGCGAGCGCATCGCTCAACAGTGGGGCGCGCTGGATTGCGTGATCCTCAACGCCGGCACCTGCGAATACATCGAGGTGCGCCAGTTCGAGGCCGCGATGATCGAACGCGTGGTCAGCACCAACCTGTTCGCCGCCAGCTACTGCATCGAGGCCGCCCTGCCCTTGCTGCGCCGAGGCAACCGCCCGCACCTGGTTGGCGTCGGCAGTTCGGTCACCTTCCTGCCGCTGCCACGCGCCGAGGCCTACGGTGCGTCCAAGGCGGCGATGCGCTACCTGATGCAAACATTGCGTATCGACCTGGCGGCAGAAGGCATCGACGTCACCCTGGTCAGTCCCGGTTTCGTCGATACCCCGCTGACGCAGAAGAACGACTTCCCCATGCCCATGCGCTGGCCGGTGGAACGCGCCGCACGGCACATCGCCGCACGCCTGGACAAGCGCCCGCACGAGATCGCTTTCCCCACCCCCTTCATCGCCATCCTGAAACTGCTCGGTAGCCTGCCCAGCAGCCT
The genomic region above belongs to Pseudomonas sediminis and contains:
- a CDS encoding SDR family NAD(P)-dependent oxidoreductase, which translates into the protein MKRIWLTGASSGIGAALAEELLKGGHQLALSARSSGPLQDFAARYGEQVLVAPGDLTDAEQVRAIGERIAQQWGALDCVILNAGTCEYIEVRQFEAAMIERVVSTNLFAASYCIEAALPLLRRGNRPHLVGVGSSVTFLPLPRAEAYGASKAAMRYLMQTLRIDLAAEGIDVTLVSPGFVDTPLTQKNDFPMPMRWPVERAARHIAARLDKRPHEIAFPTPFIAILKLLGSLPSSLQLAIGRRLARNEDNA